A single region of the Anaerococcus urinomassiliensis genome encodes:
- a CDS encoding ABC transporter permease, protein MKTKQKNIGNKLIPISLFIILVIIWEYIVATGRVERYILPAPSDIVEVLAKESQVLFDHSLVTIKETLLGLMIGVGIGFILAILMDRFKFVRAAFYPFIVLSQTIPTVAIAPILVIWFGYEMLPKVILIVLTTFYPIAMGVYDALQQIDKDYLVLLDSMKASSLDKYKYAKIPMIGPNFFSALKISSSYAVIAAVVSEWLGGFMGLGVYMTRVRKAYALDKMFAVIIITSLLSMVLVGIVTIIERSILKWNYVNEKE, encoded by the coding sequence TTGAAGACAAAACAAAAAAATATAGGAAATAAGCTAATTCCCATATCCTTATTTATTATCCTAGTTATTATATGGGAATATATTGTAGCAACTGGCAGGGTGGAAAGATATATCTTACCAGCTCCAAGCGATATTGTGGAGGTTTTGGCCAAAGAGAGTCAGGTTTTATTTGACCATAGCCTTGTCACTATAAAAGAAACCTTGCTAGGTCTTATGATAGGGGTAGGTATTGGCTTTATTCTTGCCATACTTATGGATAGGTTCAAATTTGTAAGAGCTGCCTTTTATCCATTTATAGTTTTATCTCAAACTATACCAACAGTTGCTATAGCACCAATTCTAGTCATCTGGTTTGGTTATGAGATGCTGCCAAAGGTTATTTTGATAGTGCTTACAACTTTCTATCCTATAGCTATGGGAGTCTATGATGCCCTCCAGCAAATTGACAAAGATTACTTGGTATTGCTCGATAGTATGAAGGCTAGTAGTTTGGATAAATATAAGTATGCAAAGATACCAATGATTGGGCCAAACTTTTTCTCAGCTCTAAAGATTTCTAGCTCCTATGCAGTGATAGCTGCTGTTGTTTCAGAATGGCTTGGAGGCTTTATGGGACTTGGAGTTTATATGACCAGGGTAAGAAAGGCCTATGCTCTAGATAAGATGTTTGCAGTGATAATAATCACATCACTTTTGAGCATGGTTTTAGTTGGAATTGTCACAATAATTGAAAGATCCATTTTGAAATGGAATTATGTAAATGAAAAGGAATAA
- a CDS encoding DUF4097 family beta strand repeat-containing protein: MTDNINEENKYQEDELDEEVEVKNKKPRKARKKHISRKTKRNILIVGLVVIVALLALYFFNNHQAAKNKELQTSEAIDENSYTGSNIMRVDLNQVNKINIDLKTADVRIQKSTTNPYIEYTHLYKGEEDIYTVDVSYENGVLNLKSNIQGKELNMKNKIQIVRVFLPNDKPIEEIKAKIGAGDVKITDLEVKDLDLNVKSGHITFDNSFFGGFVTNEAGDIILNNTELMNTKLSTNAGDISIEEGKIGARSDFSTQSGNIIIKSTDTIDNYNIKASLEVGNFILGNVSYRNIKNGFAKDNKAKKEIILKTRVGDIIFNKGEGAILDEEEYITNKSNKEEKEESKYDYINVQDDEEATDEENLDNNTTDENIDEDQSEGEENNN, from the coding sequence ATGACAGATAATATAAACGAAGAAAATAAATATCAAGAAGACGAACTTGACGAAGAAGTTGAAGTTAAGAATAAAAAACCAAGGAAGGCACGAAAAAAACATATATCTAGGAAGACAAAAAGAAATATTTTAATTGTTGGCCTAGTAGTTATAGTAGCCTTACTAGCTCTCTACTTTTTCAACAATCACCAAGCAGCCAAAAATAAAGAACTTCAAACAAGTGAAGCTATTGACGAGAATTCTTACACTGGGTCAAACATCATGAGAGTTGACCTAAATCAAGTCAATAAGATTAACATTGACCTTAAGACAGCTGATGTTAGAATTCAAAAGTCCACCACAAATCCATACATAGAATACACCCACCTTTATAAGGGCGAAGAAGACATATATACTGTCGATGTATCCTATGAGAATGGCGTCTTAAATCTTAAAAGCAATATCCAAGGCAAGGAATTGAATATGAAAAACAAGATCCAAATTGTTAGGGTTTTCTTGCCAAATGATAAGCCGATAGAAGAAATTAAGGCTAAAATTGGAGCTGGTGATGTGAAAATTACTGACCTAGAAGTTAAAGATTTGGATTTAAATGTAAAAAGTGGTCATATAACATTTGATAATTCTTTCTTTGGGGGATTTGTAACAAATGAAGCTGGTGATATCATTCTAAATAATACTGAGCTTATGAATACCAAGCTTTCCACAAATGCTGGAGATATAAGCATAGAAGAGGGCAAGATAGGTGCTAGATCTGATTTCTCAACCCAAAGCGGTAATATTATAATCAAATCAACCGATACCATTGATAATTACAATATCAAGGCAAGTCTTGAAGTAGGAAACTTTATCCTAGGCAATGTTTCTTATAGAAATATCAAAAATGGTTTTGCAAAAGATAATAAGGCCAAAAAAGAAATTATCCTAAAGACGAGAGTAGGGGATATAATCTTTAACAAGGGCGAGGGCGCTATACTTGATGAAGAAGAATATATAACCAACAAGTCAAATAAAGAAGAAAAAGAAGAATCAAAGTACGATTATATAAATGTCCAAGATGATGAAGAAGCCACAGACGAAGAAAATTTGGATAATAATACGACAGATGAAAATATAGATGAAGATCAAAGTGAAGGTGAAGAAAATAATAATTAG
- a CDS encoding thiamine-binding protein, producing MRGSIAIQVLPDTNRDDVFNKVDKVIEYIASTGLDYEVSAFETTVDGEFDELMDIIRKAHELMLEEDMEGVNCYIKTSFRKDGDGWSIEDKTKKYRK from the coding sequence ATGAGAGGTTCTATAGCTATTCAAGTATTACCTGATACAAATCGAGATGATGTTTTTAACAAGGTAGACAAGGTGATTGAATATATAGCTAGTACTGGTCTAGATTATGAAGTTTCAGCCTTTGAAACTACTGTTGATGGTGAATTTGATGAGCTTATGGATATTATAAGAAAAGCCCATGAGCTTATGCTAGAAGAAGACATGGAAGGTGTAAATTGTTACATCAAAACAAGTTTTAGAAAAGATGGAGATGGTTGGTCTATTGAAGACAAAACAAAAAAATATAGGAAATAA
- a CDS encoding energy-coupling factor transporter transmembrane component T family protein, translating to MNKISIGQYLPFDTFIHRLDPRVKIIGVFLFIITIFFVDDFITFIPFVALLIAMLKVAKIPIKSVIRSLKPLLFIMIITGIINLFTTPGRILANIGPLNITYEGLYRTAFTLLRLVLIILSTSVLTYTTSPMELTYGLEKLFSPLKRFGFPAGELAMMISISLRFIPTLFDEAQKIRMAQMARGADFESGNIVNRAVAMIPLLVPLFINSFKRSDELATAMEARMYRIGEERTKLNEIYMDRTDYTTLFLFIGFCIIIIVKRFI from the coding sequence ATGAATAAAATAAGTATAGGTCAATATTTGCCCTTTGATACCTTCATTCATAGGTTAGATCCAAGGGTGAAAATAATAGGAGTTTTTCTATTTATAATCACGATATTTTTTGTAGATGATTTTATAACTTTCATACCCTTTGTAGCCTTGCTAATTGCTATGCTAAAAGTTGCAAAAATTCCAATCAAAAGTGTAATTAGGTCTCTTAAACCATTATTATTTATAATGATTATTACTGGAATTATCAATTTATTTACAACACCAGGTAGGATTTTGGCCAATATTGGACCTTTAAATATCACTTACGAGGGTTTGTATAGAACTGCCTTTACTCTACTTAGACTAGTATTGATAATCTTATCAACATCGGTTTTAACATATACCACAAGCCCAATGGAATTAACTTATGGTCTGGAGAAACTATTCTCTCCATTAAAGCGCTTTGGTTTTCCTGCAGGAGAGCTTGCAATGATGATTAGTATTTCTCTAAGATTCATCCCGACTCTATTTGATGAGGCCCAAAAAATCCGCATGGCCCAGATGGCTAGGGGAGCAGATTTTGAATCTGGCAACATTGTCAACAGGGCTGTTGCCATGATTCCGCTACTTGTGCCACTATTTATCAACTCTTTTAAGAGGTCTGATGAACTTGCCACAGCTATGGAAGCTCGTATGTATAGGATTGGCGAAGAGCGTACAAAATTAAATGAAATATATATGGATAGGACTGACTATACGACACTTTTCCTATTTATAGGATTTTGTATCATAATAATAGTCAAACGCTTCATATGA
- a CDS encoding energy-coupling factor transporter ATPase: protein MNIELKNVDYIYNEGVVGEVYALKDINLKIKSHEIIGLIGQTGSGKSTLVQLLNGLLLPSHGDVIVDGINTKDKDKRRDVRFKVGLVFQYPEHQLFEESIAKDVAFGPKNMKLSEDEIDRRVKAAMEKVGLDYETYKDVSPFEISGGQQRRVAVAGIISMNPKVLVLDELTAGLDPKGREEIFNEIINIYNNDPELTIVLVSHSMEDVAEYVDRVVVLNKGQIFSDASTYDTFTKADLEGIGLDIPQIAKFMRAYKAKGEDIRDDIYTIDAAVEELARHLGVSHE from the coding sequence ATGAATATTGAACTAAAAAATGTGGATTACATTTACAATGAGGGAGTAGTTGGAGAAGTATATGCTCTTAAAGATATCAATTTAAAGATTAAAAGCCACGAAATAATTGGCCTAATCGGACAAACTGGATCAGGGAAATCAACCTTGGTTCAGCTTTTAAATGGACTTTTATTACCTAGCCACGGTGATGTTATTGTAGATGGCATAAACACCAAGGATAAGGATAAGAGACGAGATGTACGTTTTAAGGTAGGTCTTGTTTTCCAATATCCAGAGCACCAACTATTTGAAGAATCAATAGCAAAGGATGTAGCTTTTGGCCCTAAAAATATGAAATTATCTGAAGATGAGATTGATAGGCGAGTGAAAGCTGCTATGGAAAAAGTAGGGCTTGACTATGAAACTTATAAGGATGTCTCACCTTTTGAAATATCAGGTGGCCAACAAAGAAGAGTTGCCGTTGCAGGAATCATCTCTATGAATCCAAAGGTTCTAGTCCTAGATGAGCTTACTGCTGGTCTTGATCCAAAGGGCCGCGAAGAAATTTTTAATGAAATAATAAATATTTACAATAACGATCCAGAACTTACCATTGTCTTGGTAAGCCATTCTATGGAAGATGTGGCAGAATATGTGGATAGGGTTGTCGTTTTAAATAAGGGGCAAATCTTTAGCGACGCTTCAACCTACGATACCTTTACCAAGGCTGACCTTGAGGGCATAGGCCTAGATATACCACAAATTGCAAAATTTATGAGAGCCTACAAGGCTAAAGGCGAAGACATCAGAGATGATATTTATACTATTGATGCAGCCGTTGAGGAACTTGCTAGACACTTAGGAGTAAGCCATGAATAA
- the truA gene encoding tRNA pseudouridine(38-40) synthase TruA, with translation MIKNIRLKIAYDGSDFHGYQSQIDHRNVEDEVKKAIHKVTGENNRIIAAGRTDAGVHAKSQYINFLTASSINPRAFNFHLDPYLPDDILALEAREVDLGFHARFSAINKTYKYVIYTGKVMHPIYRKYMEHITYPLDISKMEEGLEALKGEHDFKAFMRADKNLEINTIRTIDDCYLKRNGQRLEIYFTANSFLHNQVRIMCGSLVELGRNKLSIDDFKAYFENGKKANPTLNPQGLYLWRIKYD, from the coding sequence ATGATAAAAAACATAAGATTAAAAATTGCCTATGATGGAAGTGATTTTCATGGATATCAGTCTCAAATTGACCATAGGAATGTAGAAGATGAAGTAAAGAAAGCCATCCATAAGGTCACTGGTGAAAATAATAGGATAATTGCTGCAGGAAGAACCGACGCAGGTGTCCACGCCAAAAGTCAATATATAAATTTTCTTACAGCAAGTTCTATCAATCCTAGGGCCTTCAACTTTCACCTTGACCCATATTTGCCAGATGATATTTTGGCTTTAGAAGCAAGGGAAGTTGATCTAGGTTTTCATGCCAGGTTTTCAGCTATAAATAAGACCTATAAATACGTGATCTATACAGGAAAGGTCATGCATCCTATCTATAGAAAATATATGGAGCATATTACCTATCCTCTTGATATATCAAAGATGGAAGAAGGGCTCGAAGCTCTCAAAGGAGAGCATGATTTTAAGGCCTTTATGAGGGCTGATAAAAACCTAGAGATTAATACTATTAGGACAATTGACGATTGTTATTTAAAGAGAAATGGACAAAGGCTTGAAATATATTTTACAGCCAATAGCTTTTTGCACAACCAAGTGAGAATTATGTGTGGAAGCCTTGTAGAGCTTGGTCGAAACAAGCTTTCCATTGACGATTTTAAAGCTTATTTTGAAAATGGAAAGAAGGCAAACCCAACATTAAATCCCCAGGGCTTATATTTATGGAGGATAAAGTATGACTGA
- the recQ gene encoding DNA helicase RecQ has product MENIYQTLKKYFGYESFRDGQEEIITNILKKKDVLGVLPTGGGKSICYQLPALLMDGLTLVISPLISLMKDQVDSLVEDGISAKFINSSQTFEEYKDTLALVKARKVKILYISPERLENEYFIEFLKDIDVSLIAVDEAHCISQWGHDFRPSYKLIPMIYQYLPDIPKAAFTATATKEVREDIIENLRLDDPYVKVTGFDRENLTFLVEKPKDKLRFLKDYLLNHKEDSGIIYAGTRKKVDEVYKFINKLGLDVCKYHAGLAEKTRIKSQDDFIYERKKIIVATNAFGMGIDKSNVRYVIHYNMPKDMESYYQEAGRAGRDGEDSDCILLYNSQDIILNKFLINQSYNPRFKAYQLEKLQVIINYVNTTNCLRAFILNYFGQEAEETCDNCSNCLGEIKKEDATIDSQKVLSCIYRLDQRYGQKTVIDCLKGSKNKNARDKNLKQVSTYGLMKEEDEKYIRDLIGTLVADGYIRVSGSSYPILKLTEKSKDVLFDQKKVFVNQSKKEPIKEKVTSGLGSYDDKLFNHLKKVRLDLSKQRNVPPFIIFSDASLKDMATYKPTSEEKFLQIKGVGDKKLIQYGDIFIAEINEFMVRNR; this is encoded by the coding sequence ATGGAAAATATATACCAAACATTAAAAAAATATTTTGGATACGAATCTTTCAGAGATGGGCAAGAAGAAATTATTACAAATATCTTGAAAAAGAAAGATGTTCTTGGAGTCTTGCCAACTGGAGGTGGCAAGTCTATTTGCTACCAATTGCCAGCCCTGCTTATGGATGGCTTAACATTGGTTATATCTCCCTTGATATCTCTTATGAAAGATCAGGTAGATTCTCTAGTTGAGGATGGAATAAGTGCCAAGTTTATCAATTCAAGTCAAACTTTTGAAGAATACAAAGATACCTTGGCCCTTGTGAAAGCTCGTAAGGTCAAAATCTTATACATTTCTCCAGAAAGGCTTGAAAATGAATACTTTATAGAATTTTTAAAAGACATAGATGTATCACTAATAGCTGTTGATGAAGCTCATTGCATAAGTCAATGGGGACACGATTTTAGGCCATCCTATAAGCTAATACCAATGATATACCAGTATTTGCCAGACATACCAAAGGCTGCCTTTACAGCAACTGCTACTAAGGAAGTAAGGGAAGATATAATTGAAAATCTAAGGCTTGATGATCCATATGTCAAAGTTACAGGCTTTGACAGGGAAAATCTTACATTTTTGGTAGAAAAACCAAAAGATAAGCTTAGATTTCTCAAAGATTATCTACTAAACCACAAGGAAGATTCTGGAATAATTTACGCAGGTACTCGCAAAAAAGTAGATGAAGTATACAAGTTTATTAATAAGCTTGGTCTTGATGTGTGCAAGTACCACGCAGGTCTTGCGGAAAAGACCAGGATAAAAAGTCAGGATGATTTTATCTATGAGAGAAAAAAGATAATAGTAGCTACAAATGCCTTTGGTATGGGCATTGATAAGAGCAATGTCAGATATGTTATCCACTACAATATGCCCAAAGATATGGAATCCTACTACCAAGAGGCAGGTCGTGCCGGCCGAGATGGGGAAGATAGCGATTGTATACTTTTGTACAATTCCCAAGATATAATCCTAAACAAATTTTTGATTAACCAAAGTTACAATCCACGCTTTAAGGCTTACCAATTAGAAAAACTTCAAGTTATCATAAATTATGTAAATACTACCAACTGTCTTAGAGCTTTCATATTAAATTACTTTGGCCAAGAAGCCGAAGAAACTTGCGATAATTGCTCTAATTGTCTTGGAGAAATCAAAAAAGAAGATGCAACTATCGATAGTCAGAAAGTTTTATCTTGTATATACAGGCTTGACCAAAGATATGGGCAAAAAACTGTAATTGATTGTCTAAAGGGATCAAAAAATAAAAATGCTAGGGATAAAAATCTAAAGCAAGTGTCAACCTATGGTTTGATGAAAGAAGAGGACGAGAAGTACATCAGAGACCTCATAGGAACCCTAGTAGCAGATGGCTATATTAGGGTAAGTGGTAGTAGCTATCCCATACTAAAGCTTACCGAAAAATCGAAAGATGTACTCTTTGATCAGAAAAAAGTCTTTGTAAATCAAAGCAAGAAAGAACCTATCAAAGAAAAAGTAACTAGCGGCCTAGGGTCATATGATGATAAATTATTTAACCATCTCAAGAAAGTAAGGCTAGATCTATCAAAACAAAGAAATGTTCCGCCATTTATCATTTTTTCAGATGCTTCCTTAAAAGATATGGCAACCTACAAGCCAACAAGCGAAGAAAAGTTTTTGCAAATCAAAGGAGTAGGAGATAAGAAGCTCATTCAGTATGGAGATATTTTTATAGCAGAAATCAATGAATTTATGGTGAGAAATAGGTGA
- a CDS encoding energy-coupling factor transporter ATPase, which produces MIKIENLTYIYPSNDETEGHKAIDGLNIDINKGDFVAILGHNGSGKSTLGKLINAQILPSIGDIWIDDLNAKDENKIWDVRKKCSMVFQNPDNQMVATTVEEEVAFGIENLQIPNPELRERVDSAISLVRMDDYKKRNPSTLSGGQKQRISIAGVIAMMSDYIIFDEPTAMLDPKGRKDVINLVLELNKDYGKTIIYITHYMEEAIKADKIIVLDKGKKALEGSALEVFSQVEKMKKLGLAVPQVTEVAYKLQEKGVDFDNLPLSIEEFLESI; this is translated from the coding sequence ATGATAAAAATTGAAAATTTAACCTACATCTATCCATCAAATGATGAGACAGAAGGTCACAAGGCTATTGATGGACTAAATATTGACATCAACAAGGGAGATTTTGTTGCAATCCTAGGTCATAACGGTTCGGGCAAATCAACCCTTGGCAAACTAATAAATGCTCAGATACTTCCAAGTATTGGGGACATATGGATAGATGATCTAAATGCAAAAGATGAGAACAAAATATGGGATGTGAGAAAAAAATGTTCTATGGTTTTTCAAAATCCCGACAACCAAATGGTAGCTACAACTGTCGAAGAAGAAGTAGCCTTTGGTATAGAAAACTTGCAAATACCAAATCCAGAGCTTAGGGAAAGGGTAGATTCGGCTATATCTCTAGTAAGGATGGATGATTATAAGAAGAGAAATCCTTCAACCCTTTCTGGTGGGCAAAAGCAAAGAATTTCTATAGCTGGGGTTATAGCTATGATGAGCGACTATATAATCTTTGATGAACCAACAGCCATGCTAGATCCAAAGGGTAGGAAAGATGTTATAAACTTAGTTCTTGAGCTTAATAAGGACTATGGCAAAACAATCATATACATCACCCATTATATGGAAGAAGCTATCAAGGCAGACAAGATAATTGTCCTAGATAAGGGCAAGAAGGCCCTTGAGGGTTCGGCATTAGAAGTATTTTCCCAAGTTGAGAAAATGAAAAAACTAGGCCTAGCTGTTCCACAAGTTACAGAAGTTGCCTATAAACTACAGGAGAAAGGGGTGGATTTTGATAATCTACCTCTTAGTATTGAAGAATTTTTGGAGAGCATATGA